In Mechercharimyces sp. CAU 1602, the genomic window TCTCGTTAAACTAATAGAGGTATTTTTATCAGTTTGATCGTTTAATTCGGTTTTCTTCATTCCAACGGTAGTGGAGACGATACGTACTTCCTTCATTTACTTCAACTTGAGTAAAGTATAGTTCGTAATCACCCGTTAGATATAGAAGGTCTGAACCAGGAGAAAAGGGATCGGATATCTCTTGATCGGGCTTACCGAGAATAGAGATAATCTCTTTCTTTGATTGGTTGAGAGCAACCTCGATCGTCGTTACTTCTTTGCTACCTACTTGGTGATAGAAACGGATTGCTTCATTTTGATAAGAAAAGTAGTCAGCTCCATTGCGGTTGGATTCCAAAGTAGGTTTCCCCCACTTGCTAATGATTTCTGCTTTTTGAGTTCCAAGAGCAAAGGGAATATAAGTAAGCTTTCCATTGGCTCCTATGGCGAGAGTCTCCTCATCCAAGACGAATTTTCCTTCTTGAAAAGGCTCTTTTTCAATTTCTTTTTTCTCCCCTTTTTCTTTTCCTGCCTGTGTTGATTCATCGCTTTGGTTAGTCGTTTTGTTTACTGATGTTTCCTGTGAAGTAGTGGTATCGGTACTACAGCCACTATTCATAAGAAGGATGGCAAGTCCAAAACATATCGAAGTTAGAGCATAGATCCTTTTTCTAAGCAACGGTATGGTAGCTCCTTTCTCTTTCTTTTTATATGGTTGATAGTTACAGTGAAATAGGGTAAGTTAAATTACAGCATAGCATAAGATGGTAATTAAAACCATGGAAAGTATTTTAATGAACCCTGAAATATTTAGTAGAATGCTATTTTAAATTAGTATAATCATTCAAGAGGTTCTATTAAGTATCTAGAATAGGGGACATAAAAAACTTAACAAATAGCGAAAACTTTTTTTTGCATTTTGCCAATTTCCCCTTGCCATTCCTTCTTGTTGGGAATATAATAGCTACTGAAAGTAAGTCTTTCCAACTTTCCCAGTGCGAGTGGTGATTCGAATAGTAGAACATACAATTTATCTTTTTCTTATCGCAATTTTGATCGCAGCAACTATTACAGATATAAGAGAGCGGATTATCTATGATCGTTTTATTCTCATAGGCTTGGCCTTTACCTTGCTCTTTCGTAGCTTTTATCGAAGTGAGCCGTGGTGGGAGTATATCGGTACAGGTGTAGGGGTGTTTCTCGTACTGTTTACGATTGCCGTAATCACAAACGAAAATTCGATTGGCGGCGGTGATGTCAAACTTTTCGCAGTAATTGGGCTGGGGTTGGGCTGGGAGCTATTTTTAGCGGTATTTTTTCTCTCTCATCTTCTTGCTGGGTTATGGTTACTTGGAGTGAAGATGATTCGCTGGCACGAGGTGAATAGGAAGACGACTCTTCCGTTTGCGCCTTTTATCTTGATCGGGATGATTGCTGTTTATCTGGTTTCAGTAAATTATGGATGATGCATTAAGAAATAGCATTAGCTCGCTTTATAAAAATTGGTTGTTGAAACGATGAAGAAATATTTGATACAAAAATCCTATTATATAAGCAGGTGTTAGATATCAATGCAAGATGCTAAGAGAAGAGCCATCATTTTTTTAGTTGTTGCACTATTACTAGCGGCGTTAGCTGGGTATCTATTCTTACAAAAAGTGAGTGCGGTGGATGCGCGTATAGGTAACATGGTTGAAGTATACATAGCTAACAAAGAGATTCCATCACGCCAACCACTGAAGAAAGAATATTTCGATACAGTATCCATTCCTGAGCAGTACTTGCAAGAAGGTGCGATTACAGCAGGGGAGATTGATGCCATCGCACTTGGTAACAATAGTGTTCCGTTAGAGTACCTCGTCTCTGTAGTACCGTTGTCAGAAGGTCAGCCGTTGACGAAAAATATCTTGAAAATGCAGTCCCTTCTTACCACCGATGACAAGCGGATGGTTACATTAGGGCAATCAGATCGGGTTCAATTTGATGGTCAGTTTGAGGCTAATGATCGAATTGACCTTATAGTATCTGATAAAGGTGGAAATGATACCGTTACCAAAGTTTTTATGAAAAATGTACCTATCGTGGGTGTCTCTAAAGATGAAAATGGGGTTGTAAATGCAATCGGATTGGAAATGACGCTAAAAGAAGCTGAGCTTTTTATTCATAAACAAAATTTTGCTATCAATATTCGGGTACTAAAAGCACCTAACGAGGAGAACAAGTCTAAAGGAAAGCAAGGAGCGGCGGAAGAAAAGAAGCCTACAGTAGAACAAAAGGTAGATCCCCCAGCACAGTCGGACCCTACTAAGCAAAATGGGACGGATGAAGGGATGGTTACGGGTGAGCAAGAGGAGAACGAGCATGAGTAGTTTCCTAGGTTTAGAAGGGGAAGACTGTAAACTCTCGCTATCGTATACCAAAGTATTTGCCTAAAAACTGGAGGTCATCGTGCAATGAATGTCCCTTATAAACTATTAATTGTTAGCGACGATTCTTTTCAAGCGGAGGATTTACAAGCAAAGGTGAATACCATAATTCCGCAAAATCAGGTGTTGGAATCGAAAGAGGTGCGGCGAGAAATTGCGCGCATCAAGCCAGATATTGTATTACTTCATGAATCGAAAGAATCAAGTCAGGTGCAAATGCTTCCTTATATAGCAAAAGAGGCGGCAGATGCATTGGTCATCTTTATTACTGAGCGTCGCGATCCTGTTCGTACACGGGACGTAAATCGGTCGGGTGCATTTGACATTCTGTTTATCCCTGAAGAGATCCATGCACTTGAAGATGTATTAAGTAGAGCGGTTAAAGCACTGCAAGTAAAGCGTGCAGAGAATGAATCAGCTGCCAGCTTTTCATGGGCAAAGGGTCAAGTGG contains:
- a CDS encoding YjgB family protein, with the protein product MLRKRIYALTSICFGLAILLMNSGCSTDTTTSQETSVNKTTNQSDESTQAGKEKGEKKEIEKEPFQEGKFVLDEETLAIGANGKLTYIPFALGTQKAEIISKWGKPTLESNRNGADYFSYQNEAIRFYHQVGSKEVTTIEVALNQSKKEIISILGKPDQEISDPFSPGSDLLYLTGDYELYFTQVEVNEGSTYRLHYRWNEENRIKRSN
- a CDS encoding flp pilus assembly protein CpaB; the protein is MQDAKRRAIIFLVVALLLAALAGYLFLQKVSAVDARIGNMVEVYIANKEIPSRQPLKKEYFDTVSIPEQYLQEGAITAGEIDAIALGNNSVPLEYLVSVVPLSEGQPLTKNILKMQSLLTTDDKRMVTLGQSDRVQFDGQFEANDRIDLIVSDKGGNDTVTKVFMKNVPIVGVSKDENGVVNAIGLEMTLKEAELFIHKQNFAINIRVLKAPNEENKSKGKQGAAEEKKPTVEQKVDPPAQSDPTKQNGTDEGMVTGEQEENEHE
- a CDS encoding A24 family peptidase — encoded protein: MRVVIRIVEHTIYLFLIAILIAATITDIRERIIYDRFILIGLAFTLLFRSFYRSEPWWEYIGTGVGVFLVLFTIAVITNENSIGGGDVKLFAVIGLGLGWELFLAVFFLSHLLAGLWLLGVKMIRWHEVNRKTTLPFAPFILIGMIAVYLVSVNYG